A stretch of Myxosarcina sp. GI1 DNA encodes these proteins:
- a CDS encoding CxC ATPase DNA modification system associated small protein encodes MALDEKVKKSVMEAVSQNNQSESVARKIINLLEELSNGTVNLNNQDSIKDYLKVILEAINIEH; translated from the coding sequence ATGGCATTGGATGAAAAAGTTAAAAAATCAGTAATGGAAGCAGTATCTCAAAATAATCAGTCGGAAAGCGTTGCCAGAAAAATTATTAATTTGCTGGAGGAATTATCTAATGGAACGGTAAATTTAAACAATCAAGATAGTATCAAGGACTATTTAAAAGTTATTTTAGAAGCGATAAATATCGAGCATTAA